The nucleotide sequence AGCCTCCCCActcattcctccacctccaccaccaccttccattATCCCAGCTTGTCTCATCTCCaccattttacttatttacattttcttttatatttcattgttttttacactatatttgttattcCCAGATGACTTTCCCTCATCTGAAGACGTTAAGAAATGCTGTTGGGGACTGGAACGGATTCACAGCATTTCAATTAATTTCAATGGGGAAAACTGACTTGAGATATTGGCAAATTGAGTTACGAGTTCCGTCACGCGGCAAACCAAACTCCAAGTAGCGGTAACAATGtgcatttatttgttcattgttCTAATCCTTTCAGTGCTGGGATGAATTTTTACGGGAGTTTTTTGGGTaagattacacgattttattgacatgaggaggggtctctggaggtcagaagattaaccccttcagtactgggatgcatttttataaGTTTTGGGTAGGATTAAACAATTTTCTATACATttttcaagctgtataaaaatgccaaataataagcagaataaatgtgaaaatgtaTCGTGGTACTGAAGACGGTTAATGGCCTCAGCCTCTCCTATTTcaacccacataagtttctgaagctgtgtcaaatcaccaaatactaaccagaataaatatgaagacaccaaatctctttttctctctctctctctgattaagacaggttagattaggttaactccttcaatactgagacacatttttaccttgagatttgtgtacgattagacctttttattgacaccaggaagggtctatggaggttaaaataTCAGTGTTCCatccttcactattctaatcctccatataagtttctgaagctgtataaaatcaccaaatagtcaccagaattaatataaaaatacaaactaTCTCTCTCATCAGGCTAGGTTAGATCAGGTCAAGGCTAGCAGATAGATAGGAGGGTAAGCAGATTGTAGAAAGGGTTGTCATAATATTTCTAGACAACATGGCGGCAACTTTGGTCTATTCTGCCGAGGCCAACACTCACTCGCCAGACAACCAACACTGCGGAACATCAAACAACACACGTTACCTTCTGGAAACTTGTCACAGTGATGGAGAATGAAGGAACGGGTTGgtggacattaggaagagtcatgTTGCCTTGTCTATTGTTCATTGTGTGATGGCTGCCATGTTTTCAATCTTGATCTTGCCAGGAGTAtgctaacctaactaaaccttcaGCTTATCTAGATGATACTTTTGgggatggttaggttaggatggaaatggaagaattaggctcaaaaagggagaaaaataaagaaataaaagaaaagagaagaaaaaaaaaaaaaagaaaagaaagaggaaaaaaacagaaaagaaaaaggaaaaggaaaagcaaggccAGCCatcttttcttacttatttacaaccattttactttctttcctttttttttcctacaagtTTCCAAAAGTTGCTAAACATGTACAGTAGTGTGTGAAATTggatggaaatggaagaattaGGCTcaaaaatgagaagaataaagaaagaaaaaaaaagaaaaagaaaaagaaaaaaaaaaaaagaaaaagaaaaagaaaaggaaaaaaaaaaaagcaaggccAGCCATCTTTTCTTACTAATTTATAACcattttactttcccttttctttttttcctacaagTTTCTGAAAGTCGCTAAACATGTACAGTAGTGTGTGAAATTCTCCAGCCTTTACTATTTACCCAACATTTCTTACCCAGACAAACCTTTCCCTACAAGCCATTCTAGTGATAACATGAAATAAGGAACCACAAGGCCTAACCCACCAATGCACCAGCCTAACCAAACTCACAAACACGAGACACAGCCAGCTTAGACATAGGATGGAAAGTGTATTAGTGGAGCAAGAATACATGTGGATAAGTCATAcaggtattttcttctttctctttttttttttttctttcttttctggtaCCATGTGGCATTTTACAAGAatatatgggctaaaggaggatactttttgtggtacctcctatttaAAAGCCCACtcactaggaaaccattgccctgagtgatgaagcccaacctacactcggaccatgggcAGGATTTGAAcctgtgtgcttggagacccctcagaccccaaagcacgcatggttccactgtaccacgacggaCTGAGAGAATCTTTGAGAGCGACTTTGAGAACACCAACACAACTCAACAACATCGGAGAGTAAAGAATTCCAAGGACCAACGACACGGACTGagaaataacagcaacaacattctAGAGAACAAAGGACATGGGCAAGTTTCCTAGTGGCTGCTTGTACCCAGAGCTGGAGCATAAGGAAATGGTTTAGTTGGAAAGGGATGACTGTGCATGACCTTCCAACACTCAGTCAGATCAAGGCACTTCCTGAACCTCTTTATTAATGTAACCAATTTTATCTTGAatttggggtgtgattagatgatcttattgacattaggaagggtctatggaggtcagattaatggtcagagtcttcactattttaatcccccccacaaaagtttctgaagctgtataaaatcaccaaatagtaaggagagtaAATATGGAAGAgtttcctggtactgaaggggttaatataaatGTCCCGCCTGCTCTCCTTGATTCCTGGCTCCACcttcacagctcctccacccacctgATTGGACgtcacatttattttttatttttatttatttatttattttatttttttcatgttatggcctatagcaccagTAGGcaaacttgaagagtgtatgtgggAAGCGGTGTtcaacttccacccattagtgacaCAGGCAATTTTCTTtctagtggtgggcatattaggacccatatcaccagccaagtgcatttttagtgtaaccacctggaacctgggtatcatggtgacatgtagctaactttaaaccactccacaaacggcaaagcttcaaggcggtatgtggtgggattcaaacctatttgtcaacatctgcccgatcccaccaccatcacacaggAAGCCACACTATTggtcaagaaaggaaagagaaagaaaagataacaaatgGAGGATATAGGATTAAAATTAGGATATAGATAAGaaatggataataaatggaagaaatggaaataaaacaggagACAGAATGaagaatagataataataagaggaataggaggatatTAGGACATTGccatatgtttgtgtgtgtgtgtgtgtgtgtgtgtgtgtgcgtgtgtgtgtgtgtgtgtgtgcgtgtgcgtgtgtgtgtttgatctgctgcagtctctgacgagacagccagacgttaccctacggagcgagctcagagctcattatttccaatgttcggataggtctgagaccagacacacaccacacaccaggacaataaggtcacaactcctcgatttacatcccgtacctactcactgctaggtgaacaggggctacacatgaaaggagacacacccaaatatctccacctggccgggaatcaaacccggtcctctggcttgtgccagctcagtgtgtgtgtgtgtgtgtgtgtgtgtgtgtgtgtgtgtgtgtgtgtgtgtgtgtgtgtgtgtgtgttgctgaccAATAATGTGGCTTCATATATATGacatcaaatcagctgggtggaggagctgcaaaTGGGGAGCCAGGAATTAAGGAGAGCAGGTGGGATGTCTATATTAAGAGAGTGCCCTGATtagctcttaaccccttcagtactgtgacatgtttccatattcattatgctTACCATTTAGCAGTTATATGCAGCTTATGAAATtcatgtgtggattaaaatactgGCGACTGTtgtcattaatattctgaccttcatagacctttcctaatgtcgataaaactgtctaattgtatccaaaactcaagctaaaaatgcatcccagtactaaagaggttattAATCTTCCCCGGACATAAAAGAGATCAAGTGCGGCAAGCCTGTCTATGTAGAATGGGCCCCAAACcaccaatatttctacattttcaCTGAATCAAATCAAGTAACTTTATGTCACCAAGCAGCCGGAATTTCACACAACTGCGCTGAATTCAAGAAGAGGCCGGATGTGAGTAATATACTGTGACATCATAAAAATCCTGTGATTGAAATAAGTTAGAAGCCACATCACTTCAGGAGAAACAAACATTACCTCCACCTAACACAACAACTTCAATAATCCGTGAATTCCAAAACGTGGGAAAGGAACCGGCACTCTCGTAAAGCAACCATCTTGATTCCCATCACATATAAGGAGCCACGCTAttggatgacagagagagagagagagagatgacagcaTAGttgcctctctctatctctctctcgttaaccaatagcgtggcttcatgtAAGTGGTGTCAAATCACCcgggtggaggagctgtgaagtgggagccgggaattGAGAAACCAGGaaacaacacaccaacaccagcactgcaacactcaccaccacacaccccagCACTGCAACACtcaaccaccacacaccccagtactgcaacactcaccaccacacatcccAGTACtgcaacactcaccaccacacacaccaccaccagcactgcaacactcactaccacacaccCCAGCACtgcaacactcaccaccacacaccccagcactgcaacactcaccacacacacaccaccagcactgcaacactcaccaccacacacaccagcaagcaacacaccaccaccaccaccactgcaacactcaccacacaccagcacTGCACCTCTCACCAACAAGCAACACACAGCTGGAGAACAAATatgccaataaaaaaaaaaaaaaaaaaaaaaatctggcaaCGACACACGGAAAAACAATTCTATCCATATTTCCTTACCACAACACACTGCcaaccaacacaacaccaggAAACACACCAAGCAACACCAGAAAACGTCTAAGCACAAAACAACGCCCTGGAAACACCACagacacgaaaaaaatagaagaatataaaattaattctctttctttcccttccatatCCTTGAACGATGAGGAGGGAGAAACATTAACCCTTACTTCGCCTTCCCCTGACTCATTACCACACTCCCAAGGATCCCCAGGGGCAGAAGGTGTGCTGGTGTATAGTTGCAGTGGGTATCAGGGTGTGTGGGGCCCCTCATACCTGATATATAAGGAGCAGAGAGTACAGGCGTTGGCAGGCAGCGCATGTAAACACGTGATGGTGGACAGTCTTGCTCCAGGGACCGTTTGGCGGGAAATTAATgctttttattgtgtttgttatATTGTTGTGGGTTTGAGGTGGATTGTCAGGGTTATTTTGTGctctattattttattgtgtCTTTTTCAGTGGTTAAATGCAGGAGTTTGTGTTTCTTGATATGTTCGTCGTATCTTGAGATTTTatgatgtatttatctatctaccctaTTCAGTGGCGTAGTTAGCAGGATGCCCGCGGCTTTCCAGTTTGCCGCCCTGCCCAGAACTAATACAAATTACTGCAATGCTCATTCACCCCTTAAagtcataaatgaataaaaaatatataaataaaaataatatatatatatatatatatatatatatatatatatatatatatatatatatatatatatatatatatatgagaatggATGGGGGGCGTGGGCGTGGAGTGTGGCATTGGCAAGTCAGTGCTCATGGCGAGCCCTGTGAGATGtggcaaggttgcctcgtcactgccCTCACGCCCACGGGACTGCTGGGGcggacccttggggaggaagggttcatCCTAGTACCTGTGTAGAAAGGAAGACTTCAATGGCGTACAGCCATCGCCACGCCCACATCGTTAACGTGGAagctcgcatcgttatcgtggaaactcgcatcgtttaTTTCCGTCACGCGCGTCGTAACCatcgttgtttatttattcatttattaatttatctttagtTATATATTCATTACCAATAATTTATACAGTACATAACTCCCATGATGACACCCAGCAGCCCTCAGTGATAAAAAGACAAGACTTTACCGATactttattaacctcttcagtaatgtAACGCAATTCTACCTTGAgctttgggcatgattagaccatttgattggcattaggaagggtctatggaggtcagaagattaatggccagtcttcactactctaatccctacgtgagtttccgaagctgtataaaatcaccaaatagtaaccagaatgaagagaaaaacgcgtcatggtactgaagggttaaacaaacatcaatgagaaaaaagaaggaaaaaaaaaacactcgtgGGGAACTTTGATTAATGAAATGTGGCCTTTGCAAATACTAAGGGAAAGGTTTGCATACTGGCTCTGGGAGGAGGTGTGGGGGGGACGGAGCTGAATGAGGACAAGAGGACAGATAATGAGAACTCGCTGTTAGTGTGAAGCTGCCAGGCGAGGAGGCAACAAGTGAGAAGAGAGATGCGCACTACACTGgtaaggctggtggtggtggtggtggtgattggcagGTTAGGACGTGTAAAGGTAGTGttgattgtggtagtggtggtggtggtggtggtaagtggtacgagtggtagtggtagtaatagctagtagtagtagtggtatttatGACATTCTGGTTAccgcattactactactactcctgttactgttagtgaaagaggaaatacagagagagagagagagagagagagagaacctttgcaccgattatctctctctctctctctctctctctctctctctctctctctctctctctctctctaattacgtctttcctcctttactaacACTAacagctccctctctctctctctctctctctctctgcaaacacCCTGACTcgcccccctccctcttccctcacagGTGGCGGTTCtcctggtggcggcggtggcggcggagggCGGCAACGTGTTGATGTTGGTAGCGGACGATGCGGGGCTGGAGCTGACGGTAGGCATGAGGGCAGGACggtaatgtcacacacacacacacacacacacacttagagtCATGCCGTCTCTCCCTCCAGACTTATGGCAACAAAGCGTGCCGCACGCCACACCTGGACGCCTTGGCCCGCCGCTCCACAGTGTTCTCCAGCGCCTTCACCTCCGTCAGCAGCTGCTCGCCGTCCCGCGCTGCGCTGCTCACAGGGCTGCCCTCCCACCAGAACGGTATGTACGGCCTGCACCAGGGCGTGcaccacttctcctccttcgaCGGCGCGCGTAGCCTGTCCGGCATCCTGGCGGCGCATGGCCTGCGCACAGGCATCGTAGGCAAAAAGCACGTGGGGCCCGAGGGCGTGTTTCCCTTCGAGTTCGCGCACACAGAGGAGACGGAGAGCGTGCTGCAGGTGGGACGCAACATCACGCGCATGCGCCAGCTGGTGCGACGCTTCCTGGCCGCCCCTGACCCGCGCCCCTTCTTCCTGTACGTGGGCTTCCACGACCCACACCGCTGCGGCCACACTCACCCCCAGTACGGCACCTTCTGCGAGCGCTTCGGGGACGGCACGCCGGGCATGGGCGTCATCCCGGACTGGACGCCCGAGCAGTACCGCCTCGAGGACGTGGCGGTGCCATTCTTCATCCAAGATACGCCCGCCGCACGGCTCGACCTGGCGGCGCAGTATCGCACTATCTCGCGTCTCGACcagggcgtgggcgtggtgaTGGCGGAGCTGGCACGCGCGGGGCACCTCAACGACACCCTCGTCATTTACACCTCGGACAACGGCGTGCCCTTCGCACGGGGCCGCACCAACCTGTACGACCCTGGCGTGGTGGAGCCCCTGCTGGTATCCTCGCCGCGCCACCCCGCCTCCTGGGGCACCACCTCCCACGCCCTGGCCTCCCTGCTGGACCTGACGCCCACCGTGATGGCCTGGCTGGGCGTGCCCTACCCCACTACTCCATCTGGAAACACGGCGCCCCCGTCACACTGACTGGTCGCTCCCTGGTGCCCTTCCTGGCACAGCGGGACAAGACTGGCGGCAGCCGGCAGGAGAAGCGAGCGGCGCGGCGCGTGGCGCGGCGTGGGGGCGGCGAGGCGGTATTTGCCAGTCACCAGACGCACGAGGCCACCATGCACTACCCGATGCGCAGCGTGCGCACGGTGGCCTTCAAGCTGATCCAAAACATGTACTACCGCATGCCCTTCCCCGTGGACCAGGACCTGTACCTGGCGCCCGCCTTCCAGGACATCCTCAACCGCAC is from Portunus trituberculatus isolate SZX2019 chromosome 36, ASM1759143v1, whole genome shotgun sequence and encodes:
- the LOC123513704 gene encoding LOW QUALITY PROTEIN: N-sulphoglucosamine sulphohydrolase-like (The sequence of the model RefSeq protein was modified relative to this genomic sequence to represent the inferred CDS: inserted 1 base in 1 codon), giving the protein MRTTLVAVLLVAAVAAEGGNVLMLVADDAGLELTTYGNKACRTPHLDALARRSTVFSSAFTSVSSCSPSRAALLTGLPSHQNGMYGLHQGVHHFSSFDGARSLSGILAAHGLRTGIVGKKHVGPEGVFPFEFAHTEETESVLQVGRNITRMRQLVRRFLAAPDPRPFFLYVGFHDPHRCGHTHPQYGTFCERFGDGTPGMGVIPDWTPEQYRLEDVAVPFFIQDTPAARLDLAAQYRTISRLDQGVGVVMAELARAGHLNDTLVIYTSDNGVPFARGRTNLYDPGVVEPLLVSSPRHPASWGTTSHALASLLDLTPTVMAWLGVPYPXYSIWKHGAPVTLTGRSLVPFLAQRDKTGGSRQEKRAARRVARRGGGEAVFASHQTHEATMHYPMRSVRTVAFKLIQNMYYRMPFPVDQDLYLAPAFQDILNRTHDGRPLPWLTSLDQYYHRPRWQLYDLRRDPHEQRNVAGKKRYAAALATLRARLRTWQDTTQDPWRCGPGAVLEDVGAFRQHPACLPLYNGL